The following are encoded in a window of Primulina eburnea isolate SZY01 chromosome 4, ASM2296580v1, whole genome shotgun sequence genomic DNA:
- the LOC140830648 gene encoding uncharacterized protein, with the protein MYPSQSCKSNNKCASAEPCASLTRDTRSYKLEMHRSVATEVLEVQNWGSNLGNTEYIVGAVIFTGHETKVPQFTYVVQIALIYLLFIYLVELFFISDKCCLECPFADGISLT; encoded by the exons TCGTGTAAGTCCAATAACAAATGTGCTTCCGCTGAGCCTTGTGCTTCCTTAACGAGAGATACAAGAAGCTACAAGTTGGAGATGCATAGAAGTGTTGCAACAGAAGTATTGGAAGTTCAAAACTGG GGAAGTAATCTCGGAAACACCGAATACATTGTTGGTGCAGTCATATTTACCGGGCATGAGACAAAAGTACCTCAATTTACCTATGTTGTACAAATTGCTCTCATATATTTGCTTTTCATTTATCTAGTTGAGTTGTTTTTCATTTCTGACAAATGCTGCTTGGAATGTCCTTTTGCCGACGGCATTTCGTTAACATAG